A portion of the Carcharodon carcharias isolate sCarCar2 chromosome 18, sCarCar2.pri, whole genome shotgun sequence genome contains these proteins:
- the LOC121290473 gene encoding coagulation factor X-like: MSEHQLKKEEFTEQVRNVSRLILHENYNKKTVDNDIALLKLDVPVVLDDYTVPVCLPEHRFALFELRQIRYSIVSGWGRRLESGTVAYTLQKLQVPLVRTSVCRLTTDHNITENMFCAGYKNALKDSCKGDSGGPHVTQYKGSWFLTGIVSWGEGCAREGKYGIYTKVYKYLEWIRQNMNQDSPTISPGISENQTESMKLMANISHV, from the exons atga GTGAACACCAGCTAAAGAAAGAAGAATTTACTGAGCAAGTAAGGAATGTGTCAAGGCTGATCTTACATGAGAACTACAATAAGAAAACTGTTGACAATGACATTGCGCTGCTAAAACTCGATGTTCCTGTGGTTCTGGATGATTATACAGTCCCTGTCTGTTTACCTGAGCACCGTTTTGCTTTGTTCGAGCTGAGGCAAATCCGATACTCCATAGTGAGTGGCTGGGGGAGGCGCTTGGAGTCTGGGACAGTCGCCTACACGCTACAGAAACTCCAAGTACCACTGGTTCGGACATCTGTGTGCCGTCTGACTACTGATCATAACATTACTGAAAACATGTTCTGTGCAGGTTACAAGAATGCACTGAAAGACTCCTGTAAAGGAGATAGCGGAGGACCTCATGTCACACAGTACAAGGGCAGTTGGTTTTTAACAGGAATTGTAAGCTGGGGTGAAGGGTGTGCCCGGGAGGGAAAATATGGAATTTATACTAAAGTTTACAAGTACTTGGAATGGATAAGGCAGAATATGAATCAGGACAGCCCAACAATCAGCCCAGGTATTTCAGAAAACCAAACTGAATCTATGAAACTAATGGCAAATATTTCTCATGTATAA